In one window of Denticeps clupeoides chromosome 2, fDenClu1.1, whole genome shotgun sequence DNA:
- the abi1a gene encoding abl interactor 1a isoform X3, with protein sequence MAELQMLLDEEIPAGKRALVESYQNLNRVADYCESNYVQAPDKRKALEETKSYTTQSLASVAYQINALANNVLQLLDIQASQLRRMESSINHISQTVDIHKEKVARREIGILTTNKNTSRTHKIIAPANVERPVRYIRKPVDYTVLDDVGHGVKQHGNNQPIRGGTLSRTNPPTQKPPSPPMSGRGTLGRNTSYKTLEPVKPPTVPNDYMTSPARLGNQHSPARTASLNQRPRTHSGSSGGSGSRENSGSSSIGIPIAVPTPSIPNSAAPPIFAPPAPPPPSPLLGMSPPMSAAAVAVATGPGLGPIPMSQFGTISRQISRHNSTNSSVSMVSATGTYRRAPSVSSQFSLQQQQQPAPPPPHVNGGTAAYPHNAMSIAPPPPPMPQLTPQIPLTGFVARMQESIADTPTPPPPPPPDDMPMFDDSPPPPPPPPVDYEEEDASVVHYSDPYADGDPNWAPKNYVEKVVAIYDYSKDKDDELSFMEGAIIYIIKKNDDGWFEGVCNGVTGLFPGNYVESIMHYAD encoded by the exons ATGGCAGAGCTGCAAATGCTGCTCGACGAAGAGATCCCGGCCGGAAAGCGGGCTCTGGTGGAGAGCTACCAGAACCTGAACCGGGTCGCGGACTACTGCGAGAGCAACTATGTCCAG GCTCCGGATAAGAGGAAGGCGCTGGAGGAGACCAAGTCCTACACCACCCAGTCCCTGGCCAGCGTGGCCTACCAGATCAACGCCTTGGCCAACAATGTCCTGCAACTGCTGGACATCCAGGCGTCCCAGCTGCGCCGCATGGAGTCGTCCATCAACCACATATCACAG ACGGTGGACATCCACAAGGAGAAGGTCGCCAGGCGAGAGATCGGCATCCTGACCACGAACAAGAACACGTCGAGGACCCACAAGATCATCGCACCGGCCAACGTGGAGCGGCCCGTCCGCTACATCCGGAAGCCCGTCGACTATACAGTGCTGGACGACGTCGGCCACGGGGTCAAG CAACATGGGAacaaccagccaatcagaggaggAACTCTGTCGAGGACCAATCCGCCCACGCAGAAGCCACCCAGCCCTCCCATGTCGGGGCGGGGCACTCTCGG GCGCAACACCTCATATAAAACCCTGGAGCCGGTGAAGCCGCCCACCGTGCCTAACGACTACATGACCAGCCCCGCCCGCCTGGGAAACCAACACAGCCCCGCCCGCACCGCATCGCTCAACCAGAGACCCCGGACACACAG cgGCAGTAGCGGCGGCAGTGGCAGCCGCGAGaacagcggcagcagcagtATAGGTATCCCCATCGCCGTGCCAACGCCCTCCATTCCCAACTCTGCAG CCCCGCCCATATTTGCTCCACCTGCCCCGCCTCCACCTTCTCCCCTCCTTGGAATGAGTCCCCCCATGTCTGCAGCAGCAGTAG CGGTGGCCACCGGACCCGGCCTCGGCCCGATCCCCATGTCCCAGTTCGGGACGATATCCCGGCAGATCTCGCgacacaactccaccaactcctCCGTCTCCATGGTTTCGGCTACGGGCACGTACCGCCGGGCGCCGTCCGTCTCCTCGCAGTtctccctgcagcagcagcagcagccggcgccgccgccgccacacGTTAACGGCGGCACCGCCGCCTACCCCCACAACGCAA TGTCCATcgccccgcctcctccgccCATGCCCCAGCTCACCCCCCAGATCCCCCTCACAGGCTTTGTGGCGCGGATGCAGGAGAGCA TTGCAGACACGCCCACGCCCCCGCCACCCCCGCCCCCAGACGACATGCCGATGTTCGACGACTCCCCGCCTCCGCCCCCACCCCCGCCGGTGGACTACGAGGAGGAGGACGCGTCTGTGGTGCACTACAGCGACCCCTACGCCGACGGCGACCCCAACTGGGCCCCCAAGAATTACGTCGAGAAAG TGGTGGCCATCTACGACTACTCCAAGGACAAGGACGATGAGCTGAGCTTCATGGAAGGCGCCATCATCTACATCATCAAGAAGAACGACGACGGCTGGTTCGAGGGCGTCTGCAACGGGGTGACGGGCCTGTTCCCCGGCAACTACGTGGAGTCCATCATGCACTACGCCGACTGA
- the abi1a gene encoding abl interactor 1a isoform X9, whose protein sequence is MAELQMLLDEEIPAGKRALVESYQNLNRVADYCESNYVQAPDKRKALEETKSYTTQSLASVAYQINALANNVLQLLDIQASQLRRMESSINHISQTVDIHKEKVARREIGILTTNKNTSRTHKIIAPANVERPVRYIRKPVDYTVLDDVGHGVKQHGNNQPIRGGTLSRTNPPTQKPPSPPMSGRGTLGRNTSYKTLEPVKPPTVPNDYMTSPARLGNQHSPARTASLNQRPRTHSGSSGGSGSRENSGSSSIGIPIAVPTPSIPNSAVADTPTPPPPPPPDDMPMFDDSPPPPPPPPVDYEEEDASVVHYSDPYADGDPNWAPKNYVEKVVAIYDYSKDKDDELSFMEGAIIYIIKKNDDGWFEGVCNGVTGLFPGNYVESIMHYAD, encoded by the exons ATGGCAGAGCTGCAAATGCTGCTCGACGAAGAGATCCCGGCCGGAAAGCGGGCTCTGGTGGAGAGCTACCAGAACCTGAACCGGGTCGCGGACTACTGCGAGAGCAACTATGTCCAG GCTCCGGATAAGAGGAAGGCGCTGGAGGAGACCAAGTCCTACACCACCCAGTCCCTGGCCAGCGTGGCCTACCAGATCAACGCCTTGGCCAACAATGTCCTGCAACTGCTGGACATCCAGGCGTCCCAGCTGCGCCGCATGGAGTCGTCCATCAACCACATATCACAG ACGGTGGACATCCACAAGGAGAAGGTCGCCAGGCGAGAGATCGGCATCCTGACCACGAACAAGAACACGTCGAGGACCCACAAGATCATCGCACCGGCCAACGTGGAGCGGCCCGTCCGCTACATCCGGAAGCCCGTCGACTATACAGTGCTGGACGACGTCGGCCACGGGGTCAAG CAACATGGGAacaaccagccaatcagaggaggAACTCTGTCGAGGACCAATCCGCCCACGCAGAAGCCACCCAGCCCTCCCATGTCGGGGCGGGGCACTCTCGG GCGCAACACCTCATATAAAACCCTGGAGCCGGTGAAGCCGCCCACCGTGCCTAACGACTACATGACCAGCCCCGCCCGCCTGGGAAACCAACACAGCCCCGCCCGCACCGCATCGCTCAACCAGAGACCCCGGACACACAG cgGCAGTAGCGGCGGCAGTGGCAGCCGCGAGaacagcggcagcagcagtATAGGTATCCCCATCGCCGTGCCAACGCCCTCCATTCCCAACTCTGCAG TTGCAGACACGCCCACGCCCCCGCCACCCCCGCCCCCAGACGACATGCCGATGTTCGACGACTCCCCGCCTCCGCCCCCACCCCCGCCGGTGGACTACGAGGAGGAGGACGCGTCTGTGGTGCACTACAGCGACCCCTACGCCGACGGCGACCCCAACTGGGCCCCCAAGAATTACGTCGAGAAAG TGGTGGCCATCTACGACTACTCCAAGGACAAGGACGATGAGCTGAGCTTCATGGAAGGCGCCATCATCTACATCATCAAGAAGAACGACGACGGCTGGTTCGAGGGCGTCTGCAACGGGGTGACGGGCCTGTTCCCCGGCAACTACGTGGAGTCCATCATGCACTACGCCGACTGA